One stretch of Ostrinia nubilalis chromosome 11, ilOstNubi1.1, whole genome shotgun sequence DNA includes these proteins:
- the LOC135075815 gene encoding putative transmembrane protein 183BP translates to MPKKKEKTSKKFHRVADFTINDSANASKCGDKIKKSVCTVPAPEDLSWDQIDDDLDIVEEVNEDGTKTFVYKKKKHPKQDDMDARPGIVYPEIVWYMIARFIRPEDVGRFAAINKATYAITKRESFWTSLYKDYCQGHPKLPYRLRLENSFRVYGLRQRVIRSLHHTYDVFFKREDPECRPHRLVKSRCVNIWFDKGPSLWTIFFKFRKQSAIRKLLSSSTNDFVEELGKLDANPEEDSQVLKVVCRSFYQGPPLMGMVLTSLKVALARGLRHYQMHMGFNTGHHVSRDVVPECTVILDKVVTVFVLNWWDPRYPHFDNQLPSKFTDESTDSLTVLKNDFFTTSEIDL, encoded by the exons ATGCCGAAAAAGAAAGAGAAGACTTCAAAGAAATTTCACCGAG TTGCAGACTTTACAATAAACGACTCGGCAAATGCATCAAAATGTGGAGATAAGATTAAAAAATCCGTTTGCACTGTACCAGCTCCTGAAGACTTGTCATGGGACCAAATAGATGATGATCTGGATATTGTTGAAGAAGTTAACGAGGATGGCACCAAGACCTTTGTCTACAAGAAGAAAAAGCATCCCAAACAGGATGACATGGATGCCCGCCCTGGAATAGTTTACCCGGAGATAGTTTGGTACATGATAGCTAGGTTTATAAGACCTGAAGACGTTGGCCGGTTTGCTGCGATCAACAAAGCCACTTATGCTATTACGAAACGAGAATCATTTTGGACTTCTTTGTACAAAGATTATTGCCAAGGCCATCCAAAGCTGCCATACAGATTGAGATTAGAGAATAGTTTTAGAGTATATGGATTGCGACAAAGAGTTATAAGATCGTTACATCACACGTACGATGTGTTCTTTAAGAGAGAAGACCCAGAATGCCGGCCGCACCGCCTGGTGAAGAGCCGCTGTGTTAACATATGGTTTGATAAAGGGCCCTCGCTATGGACAATATTCTTTAAGTTCAGGAAACAGTCTGCAATTCGAAAGCTACTTAGTAGCAGTACAAATGATTTTGTTGAAGAATTAGGGAAATTGGATGCAAACCCTGAAGAGGATTCACAAGTTTTGAAG GTTGTCTGCCGGAGTTTCTACCAAGGGCCACCATTGATGGGAATGGTCCTGACTTCTCTCAAGGTGGCTCTAGCGCGAGGTCTCCGGCACTATCAGATGCACATGGGCTTCAATACAGGCCACCACGTGTCCCGAGACGTTGTGCCGGAGTGCACGGTGATTCTGGACAAAGTTGTGACCGTTTTCGTGTTAAACTGGTGGGACCCTAGGTACCCTCATTTTGATAATCAATTGCCATCAAAGTTTACAGACGAAAGTACCGATTCACTGACAGTGTTGAAAAACGACTTCTTCACTACGAGTGAAATAGATTTGTAG